A window of the Phaseolus vulgaris cultivar G19833 chromosome 5, P. vulgaris v2.0, whole genome shotgun sequence genome harbors these coding sequences:
- the LOC137834752 gene encoding cellulose synthase A catalytic subunit 3 [UDP-forming] translates to MMESEGEAGAKPMNALGGQVCQICGDNIANNVDGSSFIACDVCAFPVCRPCYEYERKDGNQSCPQCKTRYKRHKGSPAILGDREEDGGADDGASDFNYNSENQNQKQKIAERMLGWQMAYGRAEDVGAPNYDKEVSHNHIPMLSGGQEVSGELSAASPERLSMASPGGRGKRVHNLQYSSDMNQSPNIRVGDPGLGNVAWKERVDGWKMKQDKNVAPMSTGQATSERGAGDIDASTDVLVDDSLLNDEARQPLSRKVSIPSSRINPYRMVIALRLVILSIFLHYRITNPVPNAYALWLISVICEIWFAISWILDQFPKWLPVNRETYLDRLALRYDREGEPSQLAAVDIFVSTVDPLKEPPLVTANTVLSILAVDYPVDKVSCYVSDDGAAMLTFEALAETSEFARKWVPFCKKYNIEPRAPEWYFALKIDYLKDKVQPSFVKDRRAMKREYEEFKIRVNGLVAKAQKVPEEGWVMQDGTPWPGNNTRDHPGMIQVFLGQSGGLDTEGNELPRLVYVSREKRPGFQHHKKAGAMNALVRVSAVLTNGPFLLNLDCDHYINNSKALREAMCFMMDPNLGKNVCYVQFPQRFDGIDRNDRYANRNTVFFDINLRGLDGIQGPVYVGTGCVFNRTALYGYEPPIKPKHKKPGVLSSICGGNRKKGSKSSKKGSDKKKSSKNVDPTVPIFSLDDIEEGVEGAGFDDEKSLLMSQMSLEKRFGQSAVFVASTLMENGGVPQSATPETLLKEAIHVISCGYEDKTEWGSEIGWIYGSVTEDILTGFKMHARGWRSIYCMPKLAAFKGSAPINLSDRLNQVLRWALGSVEILLSRHCPIWYGYSGRLKWLERFAYVNTTIYPITSIPLLMYCTLPAICLLTNKFIIPQISNIASIWFISLFLSIFATGILEMRWSGVGIDEWWRNEQFWVIGGVSAHLFAVFQGLLKVLAGIDTNFTVTSKATDEDGDFAELYMFKWTTLLIPPTTLLIINLVGVVAGISYAINSGYQSWGPLFGKLFFAFWVIIHLYPFLKGLMGRQNRTPTIVVVWSILLASIFSLLWVRIDPFTTKVTGPDVEQCGINC, encoded by the exons ATGATGGAGTCAGAAGGAGAAGCTGGG GCAAAGCCAATGAATGCATTGGGTGGCCAAGTCTGCCAGATCTGTGGTGATAATATTGCGAACAATGTGGATGGCAGTTCCTTCATTGCTTGCGATGTTTGTGCTTTCCCTGTCTGCAGGCCGTGCTATGAATATGAAAGGAAGGATGGAAATCAGTCTTGCCCTCAATGCAAGACCAGGTACAAGAGACACAAAG GTAGTCCTGCTATTCTTGGAGACCGGGAAGAGGATGGGGGTGCTGACGATGGTGCAAGTGACTTCAATTACAATTCAGAAAATCAGAACCAAAAACAGAAGATTGCAGAGCGCATGTTGGGCTGGCAAATGGCATATGGTAGAGCAGAGGATGTTGGTGCTCCAAATTATGATAAGGAAGTTTCACACAATCACATTCCTATGCTCTCCGGTGGACAGGAG GTTTCTGGAGAGTTATCTGCGGCCTCACCTGAAAGGCTATCAATGGCATCTCCTGGTGGCCGCGGGAAGCGTGTCCACAATCTTCAATATTCGTCTGACATGAATCAATCAC CAAATATTAGAGTTGGGGATCCTGGATTGGGCAATGTGGCATGGAAAGAAAGAGTTGATGGCTGGAAAATGAAGCAGGATAAGAATGTTGCTCCAATGAGCACGGGCCAAGCTACATCGGAAAGAGGAGCTGGAGATATTGATGCTAGTACTGATGTGCTTGTGGATGATTCCTTGTT GAATGATGAGGCTCGGCAACCTCTCTCCAGGAAGGTTTCTATTCCATCATCTAGAATCAATCCATACCGTATGGTCATTGCTCTGCGGCTGGTTATCCTATCCATATTTCTGCATTATCGAATAACAAATCCTGTTCCCAATGCATATGCATTGTGGTTGATATCTGTCATATGTGAGATTTGGTTTGCTATATCTTGGATATTGGATCAGTTCCCCAAATGGCTCCCTGTAAATCGTGAAACATATCTTGACAGACTTGCATTAAG ATATGATCGAGAAGGGGAACCATCGCAGCTTGCAGCTGTTGACATTTTTGTCAGTACTGTTGATCCATTAAAAGAGCCTCCACTTGTGACTGCTAACACTGTACTATCTATTCTTGCTGTTGACTACCCAGTGGATAAGGTGTCCTGTTATGTCTCTGATGATGGTGCTGCCATGTTGACATTTGAAGCACTGGCTGAGACTTCAGAATTTGCAAGGAAATGGGTTCCTTTCTGCAAGAAATATAACATTGAACCCCGGGCACCTGAGTGGTATTTTGCACTGAAGATTGACTATTTAAAAGATAAGGTTCAACCATCATTTGTCAAAGATCGAAGAGCAATGAAG AGAGAATATGAAGAATTTAAAATCCGTGTCAATGGACTTGTTGCAAAGGCACAAAAGGTTCCTGAAGAAGGGTGGGTGATGCAAGATGGTACGCCATGGCCTGGAAACAATACGAGAGACCATCCAGGAATGATTCAG GTTTTCTTGGGCCAAAGTGGAGGACTTGACACTGAGGGTAATGAACTTCCACGTTTGGTCTATGTTTCTCGTGAAAAACGTCCAGGATTCCAACATCACAAGAAGGCTGGTGCCATGAATGCACTT GTTCGAGTGTCAGCGGTCCTTACTAATGGACCTTTCTTATTGAATCTTGATTGTGATCACTACATAAACAATAGTAAAGCGTTGAGGGAAGCTATGTGCTTTATGATGGATCCAAACCTCGGAAAAAATGTTTGCTATGTCCAGTTCCCACAGAGGTTTGATGGTATTGATAGGAATGATCGATATGCCAACCGTAATACTGTTTTCTTTGAT ATAAATTTGAGAGGTTTGGATGGCATTCAAGGCCCTGTTTATGTGGGTACTGGGTGTGTATTCAATCGAACAGCATTATATGGCTATGAGCCCCCTATTAAACCTAAGCATAAAAAGCCTGGGGTGCTTTCTTCAATCTGCGGTGGTAACCGGAAAAAGGGATCAAAATCTAGCAAGAAAGGATCGGACAAGAAAAAATCTAGCAAGAATGTTGACCCAACTGTGCCGATCTTCAGTCTTGACGATATAGAAGAAGGGGTGGAAG GTGCTGGATTTGACGATGAGAAATCACTACTTATGTCACAAATGAGCCTTGAGAAAAGGTTTGGTCAGTCTGCTGTATTTGTTGCCTCTACACTCATGGAAAATGGTGGTGTTCCTCAGTCTGCAACTCCAGAAACTCTTCTTAAGGAGGCAATTCATGTTATCAGTTGTGGTTATGAGGATAAAACAGAATGGGGAAGTGAG ATAGGATGGATCTATGGTTCCGTCACAGAAGATATTCTTACTGGATTCAAGATGCATGCCCGTGGTTGGAGGTCTATATACTGCATGCCCAAGCTCGCAGCGTTTAAAGGTTCGGCTCCTATCAATCTTTCCGATCGTCTGAACCAAGTGCTTCGTTGGGCCTTAGGTTCGGTGGAAATTCTTCTGAGTCGACATTGCCCCATCTGGTACGGTTATAGTGGAAGGCTAAAGTGGCTCGAGAGGTTCGCATATGTGAACACCACAATCTATCCAATCACTTCCATTCCCCTTCTCATGTATTGTACCTTACCTGCAATCTGTCTCCTGACTAACAAGTTCATCATTCCACAG ATCAGTAACATTGCAAGTATATGGTttatctctctctttctttccaTCTTCGCGACGGGTATCCTTGAGATGAGGTGGAGTGGTGTTGGAATTGATGAGTGGTGGAGAAACGAACAATTTTGGGTTATCGGCGGTGTTTCGGCCCATCTTTTTGCCGTGTTCCAAGGTTTACTCAAAGTGCTGGCTGGAATTGACACTAACTTCACTGTTACCTCAAAGGCAACAGATGAGGATGGAGACTTTGCAGAACTCTACATGTTCAAATGGACAACCCTCCTCATCCCTCCCACAACACTTCTCATCATAAACCTGGTTGGAGTTGTTGCAGGTATCTCCTATGCCATCAACAGTGGCTACCAATCATGGGGTCCCCTCTTTGGTAAGCTCTTCTTTGCATTTTGGGTGATCATTCATCTCTATCCCTTCCTCAAAGGTCTCATGGGACGCCAGAACAGAACACCAACCATTGTGGTGGTCTGGTCCATTCTTCTTGCCTCCATTTTCTCTCTGTTGTGGGTCAGAATCGACCCTTTTACCACCAAAGTCACTGGTCCTGATGTTGAGCAGTGTGGAATCAACTGCTAG